One genomic segment of Besnoitia besnoiti strain Bb-Ger1 chromosome VII, whole genome shotgun sequence includes these proteins:
- a CDS encoding hypothetical protein (encoded by transcript BESB_078250), with product MAPANRGEVCPPPPGRGATSLEKRIPGAARGEAENGSATPRPDTLLPHGRLSPRDDAAPLSPVGAASLASSLPSPRSLTDSAREPPLDALPLAALSEDDARAPAARSPEQLSSGDKAAAGDPPQSGSPLLTASSAPSRDDRATRHSSPDLSLRGERREDEQTAQLCQAAAIQVPADNVDVGGDRVPLSYGALSVTPRVQAEPPCRERATEEVKQPCGLFSPPFSPEFRIDGNSAPPLQLEDLLKLLSVGGSSGLQTSARAGASADAPASSPVAQNSPGSFCPFLENVVTSRAADLPPPGSASLAPGFAPERPHAVGGAQSSLSDAACTMSDLGVAFRLFGDNNPCSAPQPSRPERKGQQALFFRADPRGTMRPRQWPSTETGVRSNPPRFGGIHAFKGGRGIFGRGERSAANFEVNSLHAMKALQSAQPDTRDSPLSRLVFDEDRNPESSAPRLPAAPGQAKPPGVGIRTPTDKDALPSLDVLLTALTRCGGLPPQSHEEEDKGSKLSRLLSLSGVAKALARAVAGTASPGGTGLGDSASGVWGPCRERLSPLPVDSERSRQAAQSRPSLSPSVGFIPTRVPTPPETVILSAPPGFSHLRPPPPLLTDEALFSSREPHAARPTNRCVPPHPGEPKALSGFLRDSREMNAASLPGEPPRPTPGAPCMGAGYQGPGATALRRVSLEGTGSVAGALGSSALGQRSPVATSRDSVKELGDLESSTTLASEGAIPVHRTTKKTRRGKRGGRRKRGNGAVKVGSLPSSPGLFLSAGVDLGTPLSTPLTSFTVARSPGSNSWGDRLTELASSFAGLPVGLASIISEVSTGTLRAPPPGGGLTPSPWRGAQSRAEKPRREFAQTSERGFGREDAYERRPHACSPSVYQKLGLCEAMQQRREFVTSPYRAGLLDGASLAGKGVVPGRRAGLLPGDDRRPMHMRTPDTTSTACSPAFSPGLGGGAGGGGSGAREAC from the exons ATGGCGCCTGCAAACAGAGGAGAAGtgtgcccgccgccgcctggacGGGGCGCTACCAGCCTGGAGAAGCGGATTcccggcgcagcgagaggcgaggcggagaacggcTCCGCGACTCCGAGGCCAGACACCCTGCTCCCCCACGGCCGTCTCTCCCCGAGAGACGATGCAGCACCGCTCTCCCCGGTAGGGGCggcttctctcgcgtcgaGTCTGCCTTCGCCACGGAGCCTCACAGACTCTGCGCGGGAGCCACCGCTTGACGCGCTCCCGCTAGCAGCTCtgagcgaggacgacgcaagggcgcctgccgcacgTTCTCCTGAGCAGCTCTCGAGTGGAGacaaggccgccgccggagatCCGCCTCAGTCTGGCTCCCCACTTCTCACCGCATCTTCCGCCCCCTCTCGAGATGACCGCGCGACACGCCACTCGAGTCCAGATCTATCTTTGCGAGGTGAGCGGCGAGAGGACGAGCAGACCGCGCAACTCTGCCAGGCCGCCGCCATCCAGGTTCCGGCAGATAACGTCGACGTCGGTGGCGACCGCGTCCCCCTCTCCTACGGGGCGCTCTCTGTGACCCCGCGTGTGCAAGCGGAGCCGCCGTGTAGAGAGCGGGCAACTGAAGAGGTGAAACAGCCTTGCGGGCTGTTTTCGCCTCCTTTTTCTCCCGAGTTTCGCATCGATGGCAActctgcgccgcccctcCAGCTCGAGGACCTCCTCAAGCTCCTGTCCGTTGGCGGCTCTTCCGGCCTGCAGACGTCAGCGAGAGCGGGGGcaagcgccgacgcgcctgcgtcttcgcctgtgGCTCAAAATAGCCCGGGCTCTTTCTGTCCCTTCCTGGAAAACGTGGTGACCAGCAGAGCTGCCgacctgccgccgccggggtCTGCAAGTCTGGCGCCCGGCTTTGCGCCCGAACGGCCTCATGCGGTTGGAGGAGCGCAGTCTTCACTCAGTGATGCCGCCTGCACCATGTCCGACCTCGGAGTTGCTTTTCGGCTTTTTGGAGACAACAAcccctgcagcgcgccgcagccttccAGGCCAGAGAGAAAAGGGCAGCAGGCCCTTTTTTTCCGTGCCGACCCGCGCGGAACCATGCGCCCACGCCAATGGCCCAGCACTGAGACGGGCGTCCGCAGCAACCCCCCCAGATTCGGAGGCATCCACGCCTTCAAAGGC ggCCGCGGCATCTTTggccgaggagagcgaagtgCAGCAAACTTTGAAGTGAATAGTCTGCATGCGATGAAAGCTCTCCAAAGCGCGCAGCCAGACACGCGGGAttcgccgctgtctcgcctcgtcttcgaCGAAGACCGAAATCCAGAGTcctccgccccgcgcctcccggCTGCGCCAGGCCAAGCCAAGCCGCCTGGCGTCGGCATCCGCACGCCAACTGATAAGGA CGCCCTCCCGTCGCTCGACGTGCTTCTGACAGCGCTGacccgctgcggcggactgcctccgcagtcacacgaggaagaggacAAAGGGTCGAAGCTGagccgtcttctctctctctcaggcgTAGCCAAGGCACTCGCAAGAGCCGTGGCTGGGACCGCGAGTCCGGGTGGCACGGGCCTGGGAGACAGTGCTTCCGGCGTCTGGGGCCCGTGTCGGgagcgtctctctcccctaCCTGTCGACTCCGAGAGGTCGCGGCAGGCCGCCCAGTCGCGtccgtctctgtctccctcaGTCGGGTTCATCCCCACTCGCGTTCCTACGCCGCCGGAGACTGTTATCCTATCTGCACCTCCCGGCTTCTCCcacctgcggccgccgccgccgctgctgaccgacgaggcgcttttctcctctcgcgagcctcacgccgcgcgcccgacCAACAGATGCGTGCCTCCCCACCCTGGCGAGCCGAAGGCACTTTCCGGTTTTCTGCGTGACTCGCGAGAGATGAACGCCGCCAGTCTCCCGGGCGAGCCTCCGCGACCCACGCCCGGAGCCCCGTGCATGGGCGCAGGGTACCAGGGACCCGGAGCGACAGCGCTCCGGCGAGTCTCCCTTGAGGGCACAGGGAGCGTTGCGGGCGCGctgggctccagcgcgcTCGGGCAACGCAGTCCAGTAGCCACGAGTCGCGACTCTGTCAAGGAATTGGGCGACTTGGAGTCCTCGACTACGCTGGCCTCCGAGGGCGCCATCCCCGTTCACCGGacaacgaagaagacgcggaggggcAAGcgtggaggaagaagaaaacgcggaaACGGGGCTGTGAAGGTTGGCAGTCTTCCCTCCTCGCCAGGGCTTTTCCTCAGCGCAGGGGTCGACTTGGGGACACCCCTGTCGACCCCGCTGACGTCGTTCACCGTCGCAAGGAGTCCAGGCAGCAACAGCTGGGGCGACCGTCTGACAGaactcgcctcctccttcgcgggcCTCCCGGTAGGCCTCGCCAGCATCATCTCTGAAGTCTCCACGGggactctccgcgcgcctccgccaggaGGAGGGCTCACACCGTCACCGTGGCGCGGGGCCCAGAGCAGAGCGGAAAAACCACGACGCGAGTTCGCCCAGACTAGTGAGCGGGGATTCGGGCGCGAGGACGCCTACGAGCGACGCCCGCATGCTTGCTCGCCGTCGGTGTATCAGAAACTAGGGCTCTGTGaggcgatgcagcagcgaaggGAGTTCGTCACGTCTCCATATCGTGCGGGACTCCTCGacggcgcctccctcgccggaAAAGGCGTTGTGCCTGGACGACGAGCGGGCCTGTTGCCGGGAGACGATCGCAGACCAATGCACATGCGGACGCCAGACACCACCTCCACCGCTTGCtcgcccgccttctctccgggcttgggcggcggggcgggcggaggcggctcaggcgcgcgcgaggcttgCTGA
- a CDS encoding hypothetical protein (encoded by transcript BESB_078260), which yields MFRASLEAEAAAQDQAEKKGVLQSVRVASGFDRCHRLQQEKALSEDATVFTYDEIFESVSSAVTKEKAKPTQRIFLGYKTGLEEQKEIEQGRAAVTYATEQDTSGGGDEAEALPKEREEGSSALPAKPGASKDRSFEKYGGSLNCGLNLAGAKKLFPSRGKSAGGDSAAEGEGLSLPPSRFISKLVLSARRRELEREIIEERQLQKEREGDKNDEVFVTSAYKQRLEERRLLALELEEQERRDRENAADKKADLSSFHAHLLRAGHASRSGAGVPAASAQPPPSAKASESERGKPTPAPRGEGGRPGSSEETPERRAEPDREGEGRTGAQAPREREDAAAGGEVRGKRSREEESGSSESKEGGDEGAAIGDGAAQQAARLEELLQQRRREKQREIELAAAPLAEDKLAEAKRRYLERKRKAGGAN from the exons ATGTTTCGAGCCTCGCTGGAGgctgaggcagccgcgcaggaccaagccgagaagaagggcgTTTTGCAGTCTGTGCGAGTCGCGTCCGGCTTCGACCGGTGCCACAGGCTCCAGCAAGAGAAGGCGCTTTCTGAGGACGCCACCGTCTTCACTTACGACGAAATCTTCGAGAGCGTCAGCTCCGCGGTGACGAAGGAGAAAGCCAAGCCGACGCAGCGCATCTTCCTCGGGTACAAGACCGGCCTCGAAGAGCAGAAGGAGATCGAGCAAGGCAGGGCGGCTGTAACGTACGCCACAGAACAGGACACAA gcggcggcggagacgaagcagaggcgctgcccaaggagcgagaggaaggttcatctgcgctgccggcgaagccGGGCGCGTCGAAAGACCGGTCTTTTGAGAAGTATGGCGGCTCGCTGAACTGCGGACTGAatctcgccggcgcgaagaagctcTTCCCCTCCAGGGGAAAGAgtgcaggcggcgactcggccgccgaaggagaggggctgtcgctgccgccctctcgGTTCATTTCCAAGCTCGTTCTGAGCGCACGGCGGCGAGAGCTGGAGCGCGAGATCAtcgaggagaggcagctgcagaaagagcgcgagggcgacaaaAACGACGAAGTGTTTGTGACCTCTGCCTAcaagcagcgcctcgaagaGAGGCGTCTCTTGGCACTCGAGCTCGAAGAGCAGGAACGGCGAGACCGCGAAAACGCAGCAGACAAAAAGGCAGACTTGTCCTCTTTCCACGCccacctcctccgcgccggtcacgccagccgcagcggcgccggcgtccctGCAGcaagcgcgcagccgccgccctcggcgaaggcaagcgagagcgagagaggcaagccgacgccggcgccgcggggcgaggggggTCGGCCAGGGTCCTCGGAGGAGACAcctgagcggcgcgcggagcccgacagagaaggcgaggggcGAACCGGCGCCCAAgccccgcgagagagagaggacgcagcagctggcggagAAGTGCGTGGAAAGCGAAgtcgagaggaagagagtgggagcagcgagagcaaggagggcggagacgagggcgcTGCGATAGGCGACGGAGCTGCACAGCAAGCCGCGCGGCTGGAagagcttctgcagcagagaaggagggagaagcaACGCGAAATCGAGCTAGCCGCGGCTCCGCTCGCGGAGGACAAACTCGCCGAAGCGAAGCGCAGATACCTCGAAAGAAAGCGcaaggcaggaggcgcgaactaa